A single Micromonospora luteifusca DNA region contains:
- the drmD gene encoding DISARM system SNF2-like helicase DrmD has product MTTAKPAIGALVAVRGQRWVVSDVQEGEHSSLVSLQSVEDGRYGHTLDVIWEVEPGRQVLPSGSLPDVTGGKFDSPQRLAAFLDAVRWSAVTSADVKTLQSPFRSGVAIEDYQLEPVARAVDAPRVNLLLADDVGLGKTIEAGLVAQELLLRQRARRIMIVCPAGLTLKWRDEMAEKFGLDFTIIDAERCATVRRTHGSAANPFEVYPLSIISLPWLRGQKAQRLLDEVIPADGPTYPRTFDLLILDEAHHVAPAAPKQVYAIDSQQTKLIRRLAPHFTHRLFLSATPHNGYQASFTALLEILDNQRFARGVEPDQSAVRDTVVRRLKRDVTDADGKPRFVERVATAIPVTYPDSERQIHALLTEFAELRRKRLHSQRGRKATDLVTLLLKKRLFSSPAAFAHTVGVYLETMRSRKAPAVLPANDDVPEWMEDFFDDVATYADDQLAEAEDDALGRSRAMQPDATADEMALLEKMFQWAEAKEALPDAKAKELITYLSAVCKPDGRHWTNERVVVFTEYRDTQIWLAELLRQEGLAGQGLVLLHGGTPAEEREQLRLAFQADPTKQPVRILLATDAASEGIDLQKYCHRLVNYDIPFNPNKLEQRIGRVDRYGQTTAPEIKHFVGSGFGKAVDSYEADLEFLSRIATKVARMEADLGSVNAVLADAVQRRMLGEHVDVDIDKAGKGKSTRSLPAEANLREQVVKLRAELDKTVEELGITPPAVKRVVDTALELARQQPLKRHIDDRHLVDGLYTVPPLTGSWQRAAVGLTAKLQSDDEPPRQLPVTFEPALAKGQDEIVLAHLNHPLVAMSTRLLRAAVSNPDIGLHRVTAVVSDDPALEDVLVGAYSRFVLVGADGVRLHEEVLYAGGWAPEHGRFRRLDNLGTLGGILDRAITTGSVASGLVEARLAERWPRVADGLLAAIDWRTATRHESLKRKLDQRQAAEQQRIIDNLDQFATTLRGALADDDAEDALFSVAVAAKSKEELAQYRKDRQSWEERLSALEVERDRELAAVAARYEDPKPHRFPVAVVFVVPKREAIR; this is encoded by the coding sequence GTGACGACGGCGAAGCCGGCGATCGGCGCGCTGGTCGCGGTACGCGGCCAACGGTGGGTGGTCAGCGACGTGCAGGAGGGCGAGCACAGCAGCCTGGTCAGCCTGCAGAGCGTCGAGGATGGCCGCTACGGCCACACGCTTGACGTCATCTGGGAGGTCGAGCCGGGGCGTCAGGTGCTGCCGAGCGGCTCACTACCCGACGTCACCGGGGGCAAGTTCGACTCGCCGCAGCGCCTGGCCGCGTTCCTCGACGCCGTGCGGTGGTCGGCAGTCACCTCCGCCGACGTCAAGACGTTGCAGTCTCCGTTCCGCTCCGGTGTCGCGATCGAGGACTACCAGCTCGAACCTGTCGCCCGTGCGGTCGACGCGCCCCGGGTCAACCTGCTCCTCGCCGACGACGTCGGTTTGGGTAAGACCATCGAAGCTGGCCTGGTCGCCCAGGAGCTGCTGCTGCGCCAGCGGGCTCGGCGCATCATGATCGTTTGCCCGGCGGGTCTGACCCTCAAGTGGCGCGACGAGATGGCCGAGAAGTTCGGCCTCGACTTCACCATCATCGACGCCGAACGCTGCGCCACGGTCCGCCGGACCCACGGCTCGGCGGCGAACCCGTTCGAGGTCTACCCGCTGAGCATCATCAGCCTGCCGTGGCTACGCGGGCAGAAGGCGCAGCGCCTGCTCGACGAGGTGATTCCCGCCGACGGCCCCACCTACCCGCGTACCTTCGACCTGCTGATCCTCGACGAGGCGCACCACGTCGCCCCGGCAGCCCCCAAGCAGGTCTACGCGATCGACTCGCAGCAGACCAAGCTGATCCGCCGGCTCGCGCCGCACTTCACTCACCGGCTGTTCCTCTCCGCCACCCCGCACAACGGCTACCAGGCGTCCTTCACCGCGCTGCTGGAGATCCTCGACAACCAGCGGTTCGCCCGGGGTGTCGAGCCGGACCAGTCGGCGGTGCGGGACACGGTCGTCCGCCGGCTCAAGCGCGACGTCACCGACGCCGACGGCAAGCCTCGCTTCGTGGAGCGGGTCGCCACCGCTATCCCGGTCACCTACCCGGATAGCGAGCGGCAGATCCACGCCCTGCTCACCGAGTTCGCCGAGCTGCGACGTAAGCGGCTGCACTCCCAGCGGGGACGCAAAGCGACGGACCTGGTGACGCTGCTGCTCAAGAAGCGGCTCTTCTCGAGCCCCGCCGCGTTCGCACACACCGTCGGCGTCTACCTGGAAACCATGCGCAGCCGCAAGGCGCCCGCCGTCCTGCCGGCCAATGACGACGTGCCGGAGTGGATGGAGGACTTCTTCGACGACGTCGCCACCTACGCCGACGACCAACTCGCCGAGGCCGAGGACGACGCGCTCGGCCGGTCCCGGGCCATGCAGCCCGACGCCACCGCCGACGAGATGGCCCTGCTGGAGAAGATGTTCCAGTGGGCCGAGGCGAAGGAAGCGCTGCCGGACGCCAAGGCCAAGGAGCTGATCACCTATCTCAGCGCGGTCTGCAAGCCGGATGGCCGGCACTGGACCAACGAGCGCGTGGTGGTCTTCACCGAGTATCGCGACACCCAGATCTGGCTGGCCGAACTGCTCCGCCAGGAAGGGCTGGCCGGGCAGGGGCTCGTGCTGCTGCACGGCGGCACCCCCGCCGAGGAGCGCGAGCAACTGCGGCTGGCATTCCAGGCCGACCCGACGAAGCAGCCGGTGCGCATCCTGCTCGCCACCGACGCCGCCAGCGAGGGCATCGACCTGCAGAAGTACTGCCACCGGCTGGTCAACTACGACATCCCGTTCAACCCCAACAAGCTGGAGCAGCGGATCGGTCGGGTCGACCGGTACGGCCAGACGACCGCCCCCGAGATCAAGCATTTCGTGGGCAGCGGCTTCGGCAAGGCCGTCGACTCCTACGAGGCGGACCTGGAGTTCCTGTCCCGGATCGCCACCAAGGTGGCGCGGATGGAGGCGGACCTCGGTTCGGTCAACGCCGTGCTCGCCGACGCCGTGCAGCGCCGGATGCTCGGCGAGCATGTCGACGTGGACATCGACAAGGCGGGCAAGGGCAAGAGCACTCGCAGCCTGCCGGCCGAGGCCAACCTGCGTGAGCAGGTCGTCAAGCTCCGGGCGGAGCTGGACAAGACCGTCGAGGAACTTGGCATCACACCGCCGGCCGTCAAACGAGTGGTCGACACCGCGCTCGAACTGGCCCGCCAACAGCCGCTGAAGCGACACATCGACGACCGGCACCTGGTCGACGGCCTCTACACCGTTCCGCCGCTGACCGGTTCCTGGCAACGGGCTGCCGTCGGGCTGACGGCAAAACTGCAGAGCGATGACGAGCCGCCCCGACAACTGCCGGTCACCTTCGAGCCGGCGCTGGCGAAGGGGCAGGACGAGATCGTGCTCGCCCACCTGAACCACCCCCTCGTAGCCATGTCGACCCGGCTGCTGCGCGCCGCCGTCTCCAACCCGGACATCGGGCTGCACCGGGTCACCGCGGTGGTCAGCGACGACCCGGCGCTGGAGGACGTGCTGGTCGGGGCGTACTCCCGGTTCGTGCTGGTCGGCGCCGATGGTGTGCGGCTGCACGAGGAGGTCCTCTACGCCGGCGGCTGGGCACCCGAGCACGGCCGGTTCCGCCGGCTGGACAACCTCGGCACCCTCGGCGGCATCCTCGACCGGGCGATCACCACCGGCAGCGTGGCCTCCGGCCTGGTTGAGGCCCGGCTCGCCGAGCGTTGGCCCCGCGTCGCCGACGGCCTGCTCGCCGCCATCGACTGGCGCACCGCCACCCGCCATGAGTCCCTGAAGCGCAAGCTCGACCAGCGACAGGCTGCCGAGCAGCAGCGCATCATCGACAACCTCGACCAGTTTGCCACCACCCTGCGCGGCGCCCTCGCCGACGACGACGCCGAGGACGCGCTGTTCAGCGTCGCCGTCGCAGCGAAGAGCAAGGAAGAACTCGCGCAGTACCGCAAGGATCGCCAATCCTGGGAGGAACGCTTGTCGGCCCTGGAAGTCGAGCGCGACCGCGAACTCGCGGCCGTCGCGGCCCGCTACGAAGACCCGAAGCCGCACCGGTTCCCGGTGGCCGTGGTCTTCGTCGTGCCGAAGCGGGAGGCCATCCGATGA
- a CDS encoding DUF4352 domain-containing protein, with the protein MRKTTTLALLATGLIALGCGSGAADKSTSSSADDKPASSAGSDKGEDAPAKTAKVGQAARDGKFEFTVKSSKCGVAKIGTDVIGAKAQGQFCLVTVNVKNIGKEAQMFDGSSQKAYAADGTEYSADSGAAIYANKNAETFLNDINPGNQVNGVVVFDIPKNVKLTKLELHDSMFSGGVTVALG; encoded by the coding sequence ATGCGCAAGACCACGACTCTCGCTCTGCTCGCCACCGGCCTCATCGCCCTGGGCTGCGGCTCCGGTGCCGCCGACAAGTCCACGAGTTCCAGCGCTGACGACAAGCCCGCGAGCTCCGCGGGCAGCGACAAGGGTGAGGACGCCCCGGCGAAGACCGCGAAGGTCGGCCAGGCGGCCCGCGACGGCAAGTTCGAGTTCACGGTGAAGTCGTCCAAGTGCGGCGTCGCCAAGATCGGCACCGACGTGATCGGCGCTAAGGCGCAGGGCCAGTTCTGCCTGGTCACGGTCAACGTGAAGAACATCGGCAAGGAAGCGCAGATGTTCGACGGCAGCAGCCAGAAGGCGTACGCGGCCGACGGCACCGAGTACTCGGCCGACTCCGGCGCGGCGATCTACGCGAACAAGAACGCCGAGACGTTCCTCAACGACATCAACCCCGGCAACCAGGTCAACGGCGTCGTGGTCTTCGACATCCCGAAGAACGTCAAGCTCACCAAGCTCGAGCTGCACGACTCGATGTTCTCCGGCGGCGTCACCGTCGCTCTCGGCTGA
- a CDS encoding N-6 DNA methylase has translation MQENPTITAAEIARLAGVGRAAVSNWRKRHTDFPTPVGGTTASPEFDLIQVEQWLRTQGKLPELATSDRLWRHLAAASDSPAGGLAAVGALLLARQRGARSGNLDAQLAPLLPDVDALADELGPQGAFDELWQRFSAPGPGRPFATPDDLADLMIGLANVGGGAVLDPAAGSGAILRAAVRAGSTSVYGQELDEDLARLAGLWLALHDVPGEVSTGDSLRADAFAGRAVDAVVCHPPFGATNWGDEELGHDPRWIVGTTPRTEPELAWAQHALAHLRVGGHAVLLMPPTVASRRAGKRIRSELLRRGHLRAVIALPPGVAAPHGVPLHLWVLRRAATDAPPPARALLIDAAGGDLTDTAPRVLAAWRAFAAAPDGDVEEAGFARAVPVIELLDEEVDLTPARRQPAVVGEASGEHLVRTRERLAAIVGELPALLPQVTATPPEASVSGSLTVAELARTGALQVIGPIRSGSGKAEGDFAANGQASLVLTGRDVVAGVDASGHDDGTLLERVPLMAGDVVVPVAARQLIARVITADGTLLGAHLYLLRPNPAALDPWFMAGQLRNSANDKQTTSLSGSRVDVRRAQIRRLPLDEQRAHGEAFRRLLAFESAVAEVSSLSAELVRLTADGLAVGTLRPNGDAL, from the coding sequence GTGCAGGAGAACCCGACCATCACGGCAGCGGAGATCGCCCGGCTCGCCGGCGTCGGTCGCGCTGCGGTCAGCAACTGGCGTAAACGGCACACCGACTTCCCCACCCCGGTGGGCGGGACGACGGCGAGCCCCGAGTTCGACCTGATCCAGGTCGAGCAGTGGTTACGCACCCAGGGCAAGCTCCCCGAGCTCGCCACCTCCGACCGGCTCTGGCGACACCTCGCCGCGGCCAGCGACTCCCCGGCCGGCGGCCTCGCCGCAGTCGGCGCCCTGCTGCTGGCCCGCCAACGCGGCGCCCGGAGCGGCAACCTCGACGCGCAGCTAGCACCGCTACTGCCCGACGTCGACGCCCTCGCCGACGAGCTGGGCCCGCAGGGCGCGTTCGACGAGCTGTGGCAGCGGTTCTCGGCACCGGGCCCCGGCCGCCCCTTCGCCACCCCCGACGACCTCGCCGACCTGATGATCGGGCTCGCCAACGTCGGCGGCGGCGCAGTGCTCGACCCGGCCGCCGGCTCCGGCGCCATCCTGCGAGCTGCCGTCCGCGCCGGCAGCACCTCCGTCTATGGGCAGGAACTCGACGAGGACCTCGCCCGGCTCGCCGGACTGTGGCTGGCCCTGCACGACGTACCCGGAGAAGTCAGCACCGGTGACTCACTGCGTGCCGACGCCTTCGCCGGCCGTGCCGTCGACGCCGTCGTCTGCCACCCGCCGTTCGGCGCCACCAACTGGGGCGACGAGGAACTCGGCCACGACCCCCGCTGGATCGTCGGCACCACACCCCGTACCGAACCCGAGCTGGCCTGGGCGCAACACGCTCTCGCCCACCTGCGGGTCGGCGGGCACGCCGTCCTGCTGATGCCACCCACTGTCGCCAGCCGCCGTGCCGGCAAACGGATCCGCAGCGAACTGCTGCGCCGAGGCCACCTGCGCGCCGTCATCGCGCTGCCGCCGGGCGTGGCAGCGCCGCACGGCGTACCTCTGCACCTGTGGGTGCTGCGACGCGCCGCGACCGACGCGCCGCCACCGGCGCGGGCGCTGCTGATCGACGCCGCAGGCGGCGACCTGACCGACACCGCGCCGCGTGTGCTGGCCGCGTGGCGGGCGTTCGCCGCCGCCCCGGACGGCGATGTCGAGGAGGCCGGGTTCGCCCGCGCGGTCCCGGTCATCGAGCTGCTCGACGAGGAGGTCGACCTCACCCCCGCGCGCCGGCAACCGGCCGTCGTGGGCGAGGCTTCCGGAGAGCATCTGGTACGCACCAGAGAACGACTGGCCGCCATCGTCGGCGAGCTGCCGGCGCTGCTGCCTCAGGTCACGGCAACACCGCCAGAAGCGTCGGTGTCCGGCAGCCTGACGGTCGCCGAGCTGGCCCGCACCGGTGCCCTCCAGGTGATCGGCCCTATCCGGTCTGGATCCGGCAAGGCGGAGGGTGACTTCGCAGCTAACGGGCAAGCCTCACTCGTGCTCACCGGCCGGGATGTCGTGGCAGGGGTCGACGCGTCCGGGCACGACGACGGCACGCTGCTGGAACGCGTGCCGCTGATGGCGGGGGACGTGGTCGTGCCGGTGGCGGCGCGGCAACTGATCGCACGGGTGATCACCGCCGATGGGACGCTCCTCGGTGCCCACCTCTACCTGCTGCGTCCCAACCCGGCCGCGCTGGATCCGTGGTTCATGGCCGGGCAGCTGCGCAACTCGGCCAACGACAAGCAGACGACCAGCCTGTCTGGTTCACGGGTCGACGTCCGCCGGGCGCAGATCAGGCGGCTGCCACTTGATGAGCAACGGGCACACGGGGAAGCGTTCCGGCGCCTCCTCGCGTTCGAGTCAGCTGTCGCGGAGGTGAGTTCGCTCAGCGCTGAGTTGGTGCGACTCACCGCGGACGGACTCGCCGTCGGCACCCTGCGCCCGAATGGCGATGCACTGTGA
- a CDS encoding AAA family ATPase, whose amino-acid sequence MNEPPTAPLIELIFDRLAADDAVPTETAELVLAALTSEDDLTAALAGTPTRLDPRASTGDGPADRIWLKSVTVAGFRGVGPERTVQIGPGPGFTLVVGRNGSGKSSFAEAAELALTGDSARWADKTSVWRTGWRNLHHPDPCWVGVELRVDGVATPTRVNRAWPAGAELTDAEVTVTSAQGRHASLSELGLARALELYRPFLTAAELGKLAAGTQSQLFDALFAILGLDALTDADQRLLRAARPHDTTIKEVRGQRTALVGTLDGIADDRARRTAALLRGRGAVDLAAVTAILDEPDEATNDQAVLLCRELAALAPPPVDEVTRLAGQLRDAAVEAQRYDGGRSRAALRSAELLRLALEHHDDQGDGSCPVCATGTLDGGWHAAAAQSLTELRQRSVAAQTATTRLTALLRQTHHLIDDLAVPEGPGSEVSVGALRDAVAVLRRVPGEPADLADHLAARYPAVVAAADAARAYAEGFLRQRDTGWRAAAADVREWVAATGGVPEREAALARLKAARAWLKDTGGKIRNERVAPFAGHSQRIWAQLRQESNVELGSMTLEGANTRRRVVFPVSVDGADNGTALGVMSQGEMQALGLATFLPRSCAPESPFRFIVVDDPVQSMDPSKVEGLARVLAELAEERQVVVFTHDTRLPDAVTRLGLGNARIIEVHRAEKSVVTLRPGSDPVTRYLDDASALAHSKEIPAEVRGPVVAELCRSALEAACHRVVWRNRVVRGVPHADIENVIEAASRRLATIVALALFDDAEKGGDVLGWLGRRHGRRAVNAYQACREGVHGAYLADLPGLVADARFLAAALS is encoded by the coding sequence ATGAACGAGCCGCCCACCGCGCCCCTGATCGAGCTGATCTTCGACCGGCTCGCCGCCGACGACGCCGTGCCGACCGAGACCGCCGAACTGGTCCTCGCCGCACTGACCAGCGAGGACGACCTGACCGCCGCCCTCGCCGGCACTCCCACCCGGCTCGACCCCCGCGCCTCGACTGGCGATGGTCCAGCGGATCGGATCTGGTTGAAGTCGGTGACCGTCGCCGGGTTCCGTGGCGTCGGCCCGGAACGTACCGTTCAGATCGGCCCCGGTCCGGGTTTCACCCTGGTCGTCGGCCGCAACGGCTCCGGCAAGTCCAGCTTCGCCGAGGCCGCCGAGCTCGCCCTCACCGGTGACAGCGCCCGGTGGGCCGACAAGACGAGCGTCTGGCGTACGGGGTGGCGCAACCTGCACCACCCGGACCCGTGCTGGGTGGGTGTGGAGCTGCGCGTCGACGGGGTGGCCACGCCGACCCGGGTGAACCGTGCCTGGCCGGCCGGGGCCGAGCTGACTGACGCCGAGGTGACGGTCACCAGCGCCCAGGGCCGGCACGCCAGCCTCTCCGAGCTGGGTCTGGCTCGTGCGCTGGAGCTGTACCGGCCATTCCTCACCGCTGCTGAGCTGGGCAAGCTCGCTGCCGGCACGCAGAGTCAGCTCTTCGACGCGCTCTTCGCGATCCTCGGGCTGGACGCGCTCACCGACGCCGACCAGCGTCTGCTGCGCGCCGCCAGGCCGCACGACACGACCATCAAGGAGGTACGCGGACAGCGCACCGCCCTGGTCGGCACGCTCGACGGGATCGCTGACGACCGGGCCCGGCGGACCGCCGCGCTGCTGCGCGGTCGGGGCGCGGTCGACCTGGCCGCGGTGACGGCGATCCTCGACGAGCCGGACGAGGCGACCAACGACCAAGCGGTGCTGCTCTGTCGGGAGCTCGCCGCCCTCGCCCCGCCGCCGGTGGACGAGGTGACCCGGTTGGCCGGTCAGCTGCGGGACGCGGCGGTCGAGGCCCAGCGGTACGACGGTGGCCGGTCCCGGGCGGCGTTGCGCAGCGCCGAACTGCTGCGCCTCGCGCTCGAACACCACGACGATCAGGGCGACGGGTCGTGCCCGGTCTGCGCCACCGGCACCCTCGACGGTGGGTGGCATGCCGCCGCCGCGCAGTCGCTCACCGAGCTGCGGCAGCGCAGCGTCGCCGCCCAGACGGCGACGACCCGGTTGACGGCTCTGCTGCGGCAGACGCACCACCTGATCGACGACCTCGCGGTGCCCGAGGGGCCGGGGTCGGAGGTGTCGGTCGGGGCGCTGCGCGATGCCGTGGCCGTGCTGCGGCGCGTACCCGGGGAGCCGGCCGACCTGGCCGACCACCTGGCCGCGCGTTACCCGGCGGTGGTGGCGGCGGCGGACGCGGCCCGTGCGTACGCCGAGGGGTTTCTGCGGCAGCGCGACACCGGCTGGCGGGCGGCGGCGGCCGACGTGCGCGAGTGGGTGGCCGCCACTGGCGGGGTGCCGGAGCGGGAGGCGGCCCTGGCCCGGTTGAAGGCGGCGCGCGCCTGGCTGAAGGACACCGGCGGGAAGATCCGCAACGAGCGGGTCGCGCCGTTCGCCGGGCACTCGCAGCGGATCTGGGCCCAACTGCGGCAGGAGAGCAACGTCGAGCTGGGCTCGATGACCCTGGAAGGCGCGAACACCCGGCGGCGGGTCGTCTTCCCGGTCAGCGTGGACGGCGCCGACAACGGCACCGCGCTGGGCGTGATGAGCCAGGGTGAGATGCAGGCGCTCGGGCTGGCTACGTTCCTGCCGCGCAGCTGCGCCCCGGAGAGCCCGTTCCGGTTCATCGTGGTCGACGATCCGGTGCAGAGCATGGATCCCTCGAAGGTGGAGGGTCTCGCCCGGGTCCTCGCGGAGTTGGCCGAGGAGCGGCAGGTGGTGGTCTTCACCCACGACACGCGTCTGCCCGACGCGGTCACCCGGCTCGGTCTGGGCAACGCCCGCATCATCGAGGTGCACCGTGCGGAGAAGTCGGTGGTGACGCTGCGGCCCGGCTCCGACCCGGTGACCCGCTACCTGGACGACGCGTCCGCGTTGGCGCACAGCAAGGAGATCCCCGCCGAGGTACGTGGGCCGGTGGTCGCGGAGTTGTGCCGCTCGGCGCTGGAGGCGGCCTGCCATCGGGTGGTCTGGCGGAACCGGGTGGTGCGGGGCGTCCCGCACGCCGACATCGAGAACGTGATCGAGGCGGCGTCGCGACGGCTGGCGACCATCGTCGCGTTGGCGTTGTTCGATGACGCCGAGAAGGGCGGCGACGTGCTCGGCTGGCTCGGCCGCCGGCATGGACGACGGGCGGTGAACGCGTACCAGGCGTGTCGGGAGGGTGTGCACGGGGCGTACCTGGCGGACCTGCCCGGGCTGGTCGCGGACGCCCGCTTCCTCGCGGCGGCGCTGTCGTGA
- a CDS encoding DUF4190 domain-containing protein, with product MSYQPGYDPTRPQPPISAVPASPYPPVHYHPLPQVVVQALPSSGTATASMVLGILGVLGGWCLFGIPCVLAVILGHVGLHETRNGTKSGRGMAVTGLILGYVFVGPMIALTVMVFFGGVIGAATPTPTPSP from the coding sequence TTGTCCTACCAGCCCGGATACGACCCGACCCGTCCGCAGCCGCCCATCTCGGCCGTTCCCGCCAGCCCTTACCCGCCGGTCCACTACCACCCCCTGCCTCAGGTGGTGGTGCAGGCCCTGCCCTCGTCCGGCACCGCCACCGCGTCGATGGTCCTCGGCATTCTCGGCGTCCTCGGTGGCTGGTGCCTGTTCGGGATACCGTGCGTCCTCGCGGTCATCCTCGGCCACGTCGGGCTCCACGAGACGCGCAACGGCACGAAGTCCGGACGGGGGATGGCCGTGACGGGCCTGATCCTCGGTTACGTCTTCGTCGGCCCGATGATCGCGCTCACGGTCATGGTCTTCTTCGGCGGTGTGATCGGCGCCGCGACCCCGACGCCGACACCGAGCCCGTGA
- a CDS encoding 8-oxoguanine DNA glycosylase OGG fold protein has translation MTADPNDPTTPPWDYRTMLPGDASAYDTGVIEGGLTVEEQAWLSQQRHAWESQFTGGYRSPEELVSGHSIAIVPSRWVKFEQWLPFATDTSAPISLSRGEVADVARRCRESGLWLPLLVTSFAWGWGSRGFGPTRLLWVLEGKGGSAGLSTSEIEKRLAAAVDALDQQGARGAYGLMLDAGRLSEFGPAFFTKFLYFASRTDNARGRALILDARLALQMRAFWQRRADEPYAATSRSARWLWTGPRWSDYRYQIYRTFVCRSAAQLSKSGERWTPELVELLLFRATRTA, from the coding sequence GTGACTGCGGACCCGAACGACCCCACGACGCCGCCCTGGGATTACCGAACGATGCTGCCGGGCGACGCATCGGCGTACGACACGGGCGTGATCGAGGGCGGCCTCACGGTCGAGGAGCAAGCCTGGCTCAGCCAGCAGCGCCACGCGTGGGAATCCCAGTTCACTGGTGGGTACCGCAGCCCCGAAGAACTGGTCAGCGGTCACTCGATTGCCATAGTGCCGTCGCGTTGGGTGAAGTTCGAACAATGGCTGCCCTTCGCTACCGATACCTCCGCTCCTATCTCGCTGAGTCGAGGCGAGGTAGCGGATGTGGCGCGCCGGTGCCGCGAGAGCGGGCTGTGGCTGCCGCTTCTGGTCACGTCCTTTGCCTGGGGTTGGGGTAGCCGTGGGTTTGGCCCGACCCGACTGCTCTGGGTTTTGGAGGGCAAGGGAGGCTCGGCGGGGCTGTCGACGAGCGAGATCGAGAAGCGGCTGGCTGCCGCGGTGGATGCCCTCGACCAGCAGGGTGCCCGGGGTGCCTACGGGCTGATGTTGGACGCAGGACGGCTCTCCGAGTTTGGGCCAGCCTTCTTCACGAAGTTCCTCTACTTCGCCAGCAGGACGGACAACGCGCGAGGCCGGGCTCTGATCCTGGATGCGCGGCTGGCGCTGCAGATGCGAGCTTTCTGGCAACGGCGGGCCGACGAGCCGTACGCGGCGACCAGTCGCTCGGCCCGCTGGCTCTGGACGGGGCCGCGCTGGTCGGATTACCGCTATCAGATTTACCGGACGTTTGTCTGCCGGTCGGCAGCCCAACTGTCGAAGTCGGGGGAGCGGTGGACGCCTGAGTTGGTGGAGCTGTTGCTCTTCCGGGCAACCCGGACGGCCTGA